One genomic segment of Virgibacillus doumboii includes these proteins:
- a CDS encoding cell division protein FtsQ/DivIB: MGKKNVVSIEERIPKLKQERKKKANRRLVFYLSIFFFLISIIVYLQSSLSHVKTIEVSGNTYTNDQKVIDQSGISEETNIWMVNKSNVVQAITKNPIVKSVEVNRKLPWTIEIQITENDRVGYVKRDDSFYPILGNGKILTGMKQKTVNGNSPLLLGFSDEAYLHELTSELKKLPESILNLISEIHWKPNDENQNKIILYMNDGYMVDGTIRNFADNMKVYPSIIAQLNPDNKGIIHIGVGAYFEKFDKKSEASSDEEKPNNDNRE, from the coding sequence GTGGGGAAAAAGAATGTAGTTTCAATTGAGGAACGTATTCCAAAGCTAAAGCAGGAACGCAAGAAAAAAGCTAACCGCCGACTTGTATTTTATCTCTCTATTTTTTTCTTCTTAATATCTATTATTGTTTATCTTCAATCATCACTAAGTCATGTTAAAACTATTGAAGTTTCGGGGAACACTTATACGAATGATCAGAAAGTAATAGATCAAAGTGGTATTTCAGAAGAAACGAATATATGGATGGTCAACAAATCTAATGTGGTACAAGCCATAACCAAAAACCCTATCGTTAAATCAGTAGAAGTGAATCGAAAGCTGCCATGGACTATTGAAATTCAAATAACAGAAAATGACCGTGTAGGCTATGTAAAAAGGGATGATTCCTTTTATCCGATTTTGGGGAATGGCAAGATTCTCACAGGAATGAAACAAAAAACGGTAAACGGGAATTCCCCCTTATTACTTGGCTTTTCTGATGAGGCGTATCTGCATGAATTAACATCCGAACTGAAAAAGCTTCCTGAAAGTATTTTAAACCTGATATCGGAAATACACTGGAAGCCAAACGATGAAAATCAAAATAAAATCATACTGTATATGAATGATGGCTATATGGTTGATGGTACAATCAGGAATTTTGCGGATAATATGAAAGTATATCCATCGATAATTGCACAGCTTAATCCTGATAACAAGGGTATTATTCATATTGGAGTCGGTGCTTATTTTGAAAAATTTGATAAAAAATCAGAAGCATCCTCTGACGAAGAAAAACCTAATAATGACAATAGGGAATAA